From Rhizobium sp. Pop5:
TTTGCCTAATCGATCCCGATGATCTCCGGATAGAAGGCAATCACTTTTTCGGAAGGCGGGTTTCCCCGGCTTGCGGAAAGCAGCAGGGCGGCGGCGGCTTCGCCCATCCGGCGCCGCGGCGAGATCGAGGTGGCGATTCTGATCGGCAGGGCGCGGCCGACGTCGAGCCCGTTGAATCCGGCGATCAGGATTTCCCCGGGAGAGGAAACGCCAAGCTCCAGGCAGGCGAAGGCGCCGCCGGTCGCCATGTCGTCGCTGGAATAGTAGATGCAGTCGAGATCGCGGGTCGCCGCCAGCATCGATATGGTCAGCTCCTTGCCATGGGCGATGGAGGAATAGGCGCCGTCGATCCGCTCGTGCAGGAAAGAAAGACCGTTCTCGCGCAACACCTTCTCGAAGCCGGCCTTGCGCTTGCCGGCGCGCAAGTCCCTCTCCAGCCCGCAGCCGATATAGCCGAACCGCCGCCGGCCGGCCGCAAGCAGCGCCGTCGCCATCTCCTCTCCGGCCTTGCCATGCGAAAGCCCGACGTTGAAATCGACGGGCGTGCCGTCGAGGTCTATCAGCTGGATGACGGGGATATCGGCATGCTGGAGCATCCTGACCGTTTCGGGCGGCTGGTCGAGCCCCGTCACGATGATGGCGGCAGGCCGCCAGGAGAGCATGTCGCGGATGATTTCGCGCTCCTTGGCCATGTCGTAATCGGAGATGCCGAAAACCGCCTGCATGCCGGAGCCCTGCAGCCCGGCGGAAATGCCCGCCAGCATCTCGGGAAAGACGATGTTCAACATGCTGGGAACGACGACGGCGACGAGGTTGGTGCGGCGCGACGACAGCGAGAGTGCCAGCTGGTTGCCGACATAGCTCAGCCGTTCGGCTTCCAGCAGCACTTTTTCACGGGTTTCCTTGGAGACGTCGGCGGCACCACGAAGCGCGCGCGATGCTGTCATCTTGCTGACGCCGGCGGCGGCGGCGACCTCTTCCAGCGTGGATTTGCGCATCGCGGTGGTTCCTATCTGCCAACTGCCGCGTAAGCCGGCAACGACAGATTCATAGGCCTTTTTGTAAAAAAGGAAAGCAACCAACGCTTGACACACGTGCTTGAAATGGGCTTTGTTATCGATACCGGTATCGGTAACAGCCACCGAAAACTTGTGTGGCACAGGAGAAGAGGCCGTGCGAGGCATCAGCAAAACAGCAGTCATCGGGCTCGGCTCCATGGGCTGGGGCGCGGCTCTTTCGCTTCTGAGGGCAGGCTTTGCCGTGAACGGCTGCGACGTTCGCCCCGAGGTGCTGGCGCGCTTTTCAGAGGCGGGAGGCAAGGCCTGTGATACGCCGGCGGCCGCTGCCGATGGTGTAGAGGCGGTCTTCGTTTACGTCGTCAACAACACCCAGGTCGAACATGTGCTGTTCGGTCCGCAGGGCGCGCTGGAAACGGCCGCGGCCGGCACCGTCTTCCTGCTTTGCACCACCATGGCGCCGAGCGCCACGATCGCCATTTCCGAGCGCTTGGAGGCTGCCGGCATGCTGGTCGTCGATGCGCCTGTTTCCGGCGGCCATGTCAAGGCGCTTTCCGGCGAGATCACCGTCATGGCCTCGGGCTCGAACGCGGCTTTCGAGCGCGCGGGTGCGGCCCTTGACGCCATCTCGGCCAAGATCTTCCGGCTCGGCGACCGGCCCGGCCCCGGCTCCCAGGTCAAGATGATCAACCAGCTTCTGGCCGGCGTCCATATCGCCGCCACCGCGGAAGCGATGACGCTCGCCGCGAAGGCGGGCATCGACCTCCAGACGCTTTACGATGTCCTGCGCGTTTCGGCCGGCTCCTCCTGGATGTTCGAAAACCGCGGCGAACACATCGTCGCGGGCGATTACACGCCCCGTTCGGCGGTCGATATTTTCGTCAAGGATCTCGGCATCGTCCGCTCGGAGGCCGAGCGCACCGGCGGCGTCACGCCGCTTGCCGCGACAGCCCTTGATCTCTTCGTCGAGGCTTCTGAAGCGGGTCTCGGGCGCGAGGACGACGCGGCGGTGGCAAAGATCCTGGCGCGCAAATGCGGCGCTACCCTGCCCGGCATGGAAGGCTAGCTTCCCATGAGAACCGTGCTCGGCTGCATCGCGGATGATTTTACCGGCGCAACGGACCTCGCGGCTTTGCTGGCGCGAAGCGGTCTGCCCGTCTCCCTGCGCATCGGCGTGCCTTCCGAGGAAGAAAATGCTGCGGATCCCGCGGCCTTCGAGGTCATCGCGCTCAAATGCCGGACCGCGCCGGTGGCCGAGGCCGTCGAAGAGGCGCGGCGCGCCTTCACCTGGCTGAAACGGACAGGTGCTGTCCGTTTTTTCTGGAAATATTGCTCGACCTTCGACAGCACTGATGAAGGCAATATCGGCCCCATTGCCGAATTGCTGATGGCCGAACTCGGTGTGAGGCAGACGATCTATTGCCCGGCATTCCCGGAAAATGGCCGCAGCATCTTCATGGGGCATCTCTTCGTCGGCGAAGACCTGCTGTCGGAAAGCCCGATGAAGGACCATCCGCTGACGCCGATGCGCGATTCCAGCCTTGTCAGGCTTCTCGCGCCGCAGGTTCGCGGCAAGGTCGGTCTTGCCAATCGCCTTGTTGTTGCCCGTGGTGCGGAGGCGCTGAAAGCGCGGCTGGAGGCGCTCGCCGACGATGGCGTGCGGCATGTCATCGTCGATGCCGTTTGCGACGAGGATCTCCGGACGATCGCCGCCACCACCGCAGATTTTCCGCTCATTACCGGCGGCAGCGCGGTCGCCGGTCAGCTTCCGCGTCTCTATATCGAGCAAGGCATGGTTTTGCCGCCTTCCGCCAACCGATCGAGCCTGCCGCCGCAGGGCGGGCAGATCGTGCTCTCGGGCAGCTGCTCGGCGATGACGCGCAGACAGGTCGCCCAGTACGCCAGCCGGAGCACCAGCCTGCAGCTCGATCCTCTGGCGCTTTCCGCCGAAGGGGCGGGGCCGGCCGAGGCATGGCTGCGGCAGCAGTCTCCCGACGCGCCGAAACTCATTTTCGCAACCGCCGAGCCTGAAGACGTCAAGCGGGCGCAGGAAAAGCTCGGCCTGGAGAAAGCAAGCCTGCTGGTGGAGCAGGCGCTTGCCGATCTCGCCCGCGCGGCGTTCCGCCAGGGTGTGCGCCGCTTCGTCGTCGCCGGCGGCGAAACGTCGGGCGCCGTCACCAGGGCCCTCGGCGTGACGCGGCTGGAGATCGGCCCGGAGATTGCGCCCGGCGTTCCCTGGACCTTTGCCGAGGTCGAGGGAGAGCGGGTCGCTCTTGCGCTGAAATCCGGCAATTTCGGCCGCGAAACCTTCTTCGAGGACGCGCTCAATCTGCTGGAGGCGGCATGAGCGAGGAAGCCAGGCTGAGGGAAGAAATATGCTTGATGGCGAAATCGCTCTTCGATCGCGGCCTGACGGCAGGCTCGTCGGGCAATATTTCCGCACGCCTCAGTGACGGGCGTCTGCTGGTGACGCCGACGGGAAGCTCCTTCGGCCGGCTCGATCCGGCGCGCCTTTCCCTGTTCGACGCCGGCGGCAGGTTGATCGGCGGTGACAAGCCGACCAAGGAAATGCCGCTGCATCAGGCTTTCTACGAGACTCGGCCCGCAAAGACCGGCGCGGTCGTGCATCTCCACTCTTGCCATTCCGTGGCGCTGTCGCTGCTGCCCGATGTCGACGCCGAAAACATGCTGCCACCCTTGACGGCCTATTCGATCATGAAGCTCGGCAAGGTGAAGCTGCTTCCCTATTTCATGCCGGGTGACCCGGCGATGGGCGATGCGATCCGTGGTCTCGCCGGCAAGCGCAGCGCCGTGATGCTGGCGGCCCACGGTCCGGTCGTCGCGGGAAAAGACCTGGAAGCGGCGGTCTACGCGATCGAGGAGCTGGAAGAGACGGCAAAGCTCGCCATGCTGACGCGCGGCGCCAATCCCACGCTGCTCACAGGTGCGCAGATCGAACAGATCGTGCGGACCTTCGACGTGGAGTGGGACTGACGATGGCCCGTTTTTCCGCCAATCTCGGCTTCCTCTGGCAGGAGCTTGCGCTCCCCGACGCCATCCGCGCGGCGAAAGCCGCCGGCTTTGATGCGGTCGAATGCCATTACCCCTATGCCCTTCCGGCCGAGGCGGTCCGCGCAGCACTTGCCGAAACCGGGCTCACCATGCTCGGCATCAACACGATCCGCGGCAATGTCGAAGCCGGCGACAACGGGCTTGCGGCCGTGCCGGGGCGCGAGGCGGAAGCCCGCGCGGCAATTGTCCAGGCCGTCGATTATGCGCGGGCGATCGGCGCGCTCAACGTCCATGTCATGGCCGGCAAGGCTTCAGGCGAAGAGGCAAGGGCAACATTCATCGCAAACCTGCGCCACGCCTGCGATCTGGCCGGCAGCGCAGGGATCACAGTGCTGATCGAACCGCTGAACCTGCGCGATGCGCCCGGTTATTTCCTGCAGACCTCGGAGCAGGCGCTCGAGATCATTACCGCCGTCAGTGCTCCGAATATCCGACTTATGTTCGATTGCTACCATCTGCAGATCATGCAAGGTGATCTGACCCACAGGTTGCAGACTTATCTGAATTCAATCGGACACATCCAGATCGCTTCGGTCCCCGATCGTCGCGAGCCGGATCATGGAGAGATCGACTATCGCCATATCCTGCATGTCCTGGAGACGCTTGGCTACGACAGGCCCATCGGCGCCGAATACCGGCCGGCAACCACGACCGACGCGGGCTTGAACTGGCTGGGAGCCTTCCGATGAAGGAGACGATGCGCACCTGACGACGTGACATGCCGCCCTATATGGACGCACGGGCACGGCGCGCGGCGCAGTTTTGACTGACGACACCGGCCAACGGGAGGAAGAGCCGACATGCATGTGATGATTTTGGGCGCGGCCGGCATGGTCGGCCGCAAGCTGGTCGAGAAGATTGCGCGCGAGCCTCTGGCTTTCGGCCGGCCGGTCACCCGCCTGACGCTGGTGGATGCCTTTCAGCCGCCGGTGCCGGAAGCACTTCAGCCCGTCTCCACGGCGCTGACGGTCGATCTTGCCGCTGCGAGCGCGGCCGACAGGCTGATCGAAGGACGCCCGGATCTGATCTTCCATCTTGCGGCCATCGTCTCCGGTGAGGCGGAGGCGGATTTCGACAAAGGCTACGCCGTCAATCTCGACGGCACGCGCGCTCTTTTCGATGCGATCCGGAAGCTCGGCCTCACCAGTGCCTATGTCCCGCGCGTCGTCTTCGCCTCCTCGATCGCCGTCTTCGGCACACCCTTCCCGGAGGTCATTCCCGACGAATTCTTCACCACGCCGCTGACGAGCTACGGCACCCAGAAGGCGATCGCCGAACTGCTGCTTGCCGATTATTCGCGCCGCGGCATTTTCGACGGCATCGGCATCAGGCTGCCCACCATTACAGTGCGTCCCGGCGCGCCGAACAAGGCGGCCTCGGGTTTCTTCTCCAACATCCTGCGCGAGCCGCTGGTCGGCAGGCAAGCGATATTGCCGGTCAGCGACGGCGTACGGCACTGGTTTGCAAGCCCGCGCGCGGCCGTCGGCTTCTTCGTCCATGCGGCGACGATCGACACGGCGCGCATCGGGGCGCGCCGCAACCTCACCATGCCCGGCCTCTCCGCGCTCGTTTCCGAAGAGATCGAGGCCCTGCGCCGGGTCGCCGGCGACAAGGCGGTCGCCCTCATCAAGCCAGTGCCCGATCCGGTGATCGAACGCATCGTCGCCGGCTGGCCGACCCAGTTCGATGCGACACGGGCATCTTCGCTCGGCTTCAAGGCGGAGACGAGCTTCGACGAAATCCTGCAGGTGCATATCGAGGATGAACTCGGCGGGAGGATCGCATGAGCATGGCGGCAAGCGGAGAGGCAAAGATTGCATTGGTGACCGGCGGCGGCACCGGCGTCGGACGCGCCATGTCGAAAGCGCTTGGTGCTGCCGGCTACAAGGTCGTCATCTCGGGCCGGCGGACCGACGTGCTTGAAAAGGCAGCAGCGGAACTTGCCGGCGAGACGGACGCGGAGTTTCTCGCGATTCCCACAGATGTCGGCGATCCCTCTTCGGTGCGGGCGCTCTTCGATACGATCCTGGAAAAATACGGACGGCTCGATCTGTTGGTCAACAATGCCGGTGTCGGCGTGCCGGCAGTTCCGCTCGAGGAGGTTTCGTTCGGGCAGTGGAGCGCCATCGTTGCGGCCAACCTCACCGGCGCCTTCCTGTGCACCCAGCAGGCCTTCCGGCTGATGAAGAGCCAGAGCCCCCGCGGCGGGCGCATCATCAACAACGGCTCCATTTCCGCCACCACCCCACGCCCCAATTCGGCGCCGTACACGGCGACCAAACACGCCATCACGGGGCTCACCAAATCCACCGCCCTCGACGGGCGCGAATTCGACATCGCCTGCGGCCAGATCGATATCGGCAATGCCGCAAGCGACATGACGAAAAGGATGGCATCAGGCGTGCTGCAGGCGAACGGCAGCATCGCCACGGAGCCGACGATCGACCCCGCCCATATTGCCGATGCGGTCGTCTACATGGCGGGCCTGCCGCTCAGCGCCAACGTGCTGACGATGACCGTGATGGCGACGAGGATGCCCTTCGTCGGCCGGGGGTAAAACCGGAAATAACAAATAGCAGTGCTCATGATCTCGGAGGAGGGAGTATGGCAAACGTTCAATTCGCGGATGTCAGGAAATCATTCGGTGCGCATCCCGTCATCAAGGGGGTGGACATCGATATCGGCGATGGGGAGTTCGTGATCCTCGTCGGCCCGTCGGGCTGCGGCAAATCCACTCTTCTGAGGATGCTGGCCGGGCTCGAGAACATTTCCGGCGGCGAGATCAAGATCGGTGGGCGCGTCGTCAACACGCTGCCGCCGAAGGACCGCGATATTGCCATGGTGTTCCAGAACTATGCGCTCTACCCGCATATGACGGTGGAGCAGAACATGGGCTTTTCGCTCATGCTCAACAAGGCGCCGAAGGCGGAAGCCGAAAAGCGGGTGAAATATGCCGCCGGCATCCTCGGCCTCGACAAGCTGCTCGACCGCTATCCACGCCAGCTTTCCGGCGGCCAGCGCCAGCGTGTCGCCATGGGCCGCGCCATCGTGCGCGATCCGGAGGTCTTCCTGTTCGACGAGCCGCTGTCCAACCTCGATGCGAAGCTGCGCGTCGCCATGCGCGCCGAGATCAAGGAACTGCATCAGCGCCTGAAGACGACGACGGTCTACGTCACTCATGACCAGATCGAGGCCATGACCATGGCCGACAAGATCGTCGTCATGCATGACGGCATCGTCGAGCAGATCGGCACGCCGCTCGAGCTTTACGACCGCCCCGCCAACCTCTTCGTCGGCGGTTTCATCGGCTCGCCGGCGATGAACATGATCCACGGCAGGCTCGATCCCGACGATGCCAGCCAGTTCGTCGCGGTGAACGGCACGCGGCTACCCGTCGCCAATCCGCCGGCGAGTGCCAAGGGCCGCGACCTCGTCTACGGACTGCGCCCCGAATATATCTCGCTCGATCCGAACGGGCTGCCGGCCGAAATCGTCGTGATCGAACCGACCGGCTATGAGACGCATCTGACCGTCCGCCTCGGCGGCAGCGAAGTCAGCTGCGTCTTCCGCGAGCGTGTCAACGCCCGCCCGGGCGAAGCCATCCGCGTGGCGATCGACGCCGCACATGTTCATCTCTTCGATGCCGAAGGCGGCAGGAGATTGACCGACTGACGCCAACCGGCGGGTTAAGGGAGAGGAGGAGTCTTCCAGCCCGCCGGAGCGCAAAATCCCCTTTTACAGGATGTCAGACCGGCCTTCGCCAAGCGGGAGGTGGACGCCGGAGAACTCGCTCCCGCTGTTTCAATGAGGAGGATCTCATGACGATCAAGAGACGTGAATTTCTTGCTGCATCGGCAGCTGTTGCCGGTGTTGCCGGCCTCGGCATCAAGCCTTCCCTTGCGCAGGCCGAACCGACCTACAAGCCGGAAAGCGGCGCGAGCCTGCGTCTGCTGCGCTGGACGCCCTTCGTCAAGGGCGATGAGGAAGCCTGGATCGCCAATACCAAGAAATTCACCGAAGCCACGGGCGTGGAAGTGCGCATCGACAAGGAGAGCTGGGAGGACATCCGTCCGAAGGCAGCCGTTGCCGCCAATGTCGGCTCCGGCCCCGATCTCATCATGTGCTGGTTCGACGACGCGCACCAATATCCCGACAAGCTGGTCGATCTCACCGAACTCGGCAACTATCTCGGCAACAAGTATGAGGGCTGGTACGACGGCCTGAAGGGCTATGCCACACGCGACGACAAGTTCATCGCCATGCCGCTGACGACGATCGGCAATGCCGTCGTCTATCGCGACAGCCACGTGAAGGCTGCCGGCTTCAACGAATTCCCGAATGATAC
This genomic window contains:
- a CDS encoding ABC transporter ATP-binding protein; its protein translation is MANVQFADVRKSFGAHPVIKGVDIDIGDGEFVILVGPSGCGKSTLLRMLAGLENISGGEIKIGGRVVNTLPPKDRDIAMVFQNYALYPHMTVEQNMGFSLMLNKAPKAEAEKRVKYAAGILGLDKLLDRYPRQLSGGQRQRVAMGRAIVRDPEVFLFDEPLSNLDAKLRVAMRAEIKELHQRLKTTTVYVTHDQIEAMTMADKIVVMHDGIVEQIGTPLELYDRPANLFVGGFIGSPAMNMIHGRLDPDDASQFVAVNGTRLPVANPPASAKGRDLVYGLRPEYISLDPNGLPAEIVVIEPTGYETHLTVRLGGSEVSCVFRERVNARPGEAIRVAIDAAHVHLFDAEGGRRLTD
- a CDS encoding LacI family DNA-binding transcriptional regulator yields the protein MRKSTLEEVAAAAGVSKMTASRALRGAADVSKETREKVLLEAERLSYVGNQLALSLSSRRTNLVAVVVPSMLNIVFPEMLAGISAGLQGSGMQAVFGISDYDMAKEREIIRDMLSWRPAAIIVTGLDQPPETVRMLQHADIPVIQLIDLDGTPVDFNVGLSHGKAGEEMATALLAAGRRRFGYIGCGLERDLRAGKRKAGFEKVLRENGLSFLHERIDGAYSSIAHGKELTISMLAATRDLDCIYYSSDDMATGGAFACLELGVSSPGEILIAGFNGLDVGRALPIRIATSISPRRRMGEAAAALLLSASRGNPPSEKVIAFYPEIIGID
- the ltnD gene encoding L-threonate dehydrogenase, which codes for MGWGAALSLLRAGFAVNGCDVRPEVLARFSEAGGKACDTPAAAADGVEAVFVYVVNNTQVEHVLFGPQGALETAAAGTVFLLCTTMAPSATIAISERLEAAGMLVVDAPVSGGHVKALSGEITVMASGSNAAFERAGAALDAISAKIFRLGDRPGPGSQVKMINQLLAGVHIAATAEAMTLAAKAGIDLQTLYDVLRVSAGSSWMFENRGEHIVAGDYTPRSAVDIFVKDLGIVRSEAERTGGVTPLAATALDLFVEASEAGLGREDDAAVAKILARKCGATLPGMEG
- the otnC gene encoding 3-oxo-tetronate 4-phosphate decarboxylase, coding for MSEEARLREEICLMAKSLFDRGLTAGSSGNISARLSDGRLLVTPTGSSFGRLDPARLSLFDAGGRLIGGDKPTKEMPLHQAFYETRPAKTGAVVHLHSCHSVALSLLPDVDAENMLPPLTAYSIMKLGKVKLLPYFMPGDPAMGDAIRGLAGKRSAVMLAAHGPVVAGKDLEAAVYAIEELEETAKLAMLTRGANPTLLTGAQIEQIVRTFDVEWD
- the denD gene encoding D-erythronate dehydrogenase produces the protein MHVMILGAAGMVGRKLVEKIAREPLAFGRPVTRLTLVDAFQPPVPEALQPVSTALTVDLAAASAADRLIEGRPDLIFHLAAIVSGEAEADFDKGYAVNLDGTRALFDAIRKLGLTSAYVPRVVFASSIAVFGTPFPEVIPDEFFTTPLTSYGTQKAIAELLLADYSRRGIFDGIGIRLPTITVRPGAPNKAASGFFSNILREPLVGRQAILPVSDGVRHWFASPRAAVGFFVHAATIDTARIGARRNLTMPGLSALVSEEIEALRRVAGDKAVALIKPVPDPVIERIVAGWPTQFDATRASSLGFKAETSFDEILQVHIEDELGGRIA
- a CDS encoding hydroxypyruvate isomerase family protein; protein product: MARFSANLGFLWQELALPDAIRAAKAAGFDAVECHYPYALPAEAVRAALAETGLTMLGINTIRGNVEAGDNGLAAVPGREAEARAAIVQAVDYARAIGALNVHVMAGKASGEEARATFIANLRHACDLAGSAGITVLIEPLNLRDAPGYFLQTSEQALEIITAVSAPNIRLMFDCYHLQIMQGDLTHRLQTYLNSIGHIQIASVPDRREPDHGEIDYRHILHVLETLGYDRPIGAEYRPATTTDAGLNWLGAFR
- the otnK gene encoding 3-oxo-tetronate kinase, with protein sequence MRTVLGCIADDFTGATDLAALLARSGLPVSLRIGVPSEEENAADPAAFEVIALKCRTAPVAEAVEEARRAFTWLKRTGAVRFFWKYCSTFDSTDEGNIGPIAELLMAELGVRQTIYCPAFPENGRSIFMGHLFVGEDLLSESPMKDHPLTPMRDSSLVRLLAPQVRGKVGLANRLVVARGAEALKARLEALADDGVRHVIVDAVCDEDLRTIAATTADFPLITGGSAVAGQLPRLYIEQGMVLPPSANRSSLPPQGGQIVLSGSCSAMTRRQVAQYASRSTSLQLDPLALSAEGAGPAEAWLRQQSPDAPKLIFATAEPEDVKRAQEKLGLEKASLLVEQALADLARAAFRQGVRRFVVAGGETSGAVTRALGVTRLEIGPEIAPGVPWTFAEVEGERVALALKSGNFGRETFFEDALNLLEAA
- a CDS encoding SDR family oxidoreductase, with amino-acid sequence MSMAASGEAKIALVTGGGTGVGRAMSKALGAAGYKVVISGRRTDVLEKAAAELAGETDAEFLAIPTDVGDPSSVRALFDTILEKYGRLDLLVNNAGVGVPAVPLEEVSFGQWSAIVAANLTGAFLCTQQAFRLMKSQSPRGGRIINNGSISATTPRPNSAPYTATKHAITGLTKSTALDGREFDIACGQIDIGNAASDMTKRMASGVLQANGSIATEPTIDPAHIADAVVYMAGLPLSANVLTMTVMATRMPFVGRG